From the Thermococcus sp. 21S7 genome, the window TCGAGGGCCTCCCTGATGTCCCTCTCGTTTTCCTTGGCGGCTTCCTCACCCATCTTGGGATTGTTTCCAGCTCCAAGACCCCTGGTTAGCTCCTTACCGATGAGTATCTTCTTATGAGCGCGAACCTTGAGAAGGTCCTGAGCGTCGGTGTTGACCGCGATGACCTTCGCGCCTTGAATACCAACCTGCATCATCCTGTTAATGGTGTTACAGCCGGCACCGCCGACACCAACGACATAAATTTTGGCTTGTATCTGCTCAAGAATCCTCTTAAGCTCCTCATCAATGTCCGTCTGAGGAATTTGGGCCTCAGAGGCCTTGTTAAGGTCCGCAGAGGTTCTTTCAATAGCGTCTTCAATCAGCTTCAGCATCCTTTCACCCTCCGGGCAATTTAACATCTGTTTCACTTTGTAGACAGGTAGTATATAAATTTAGCTAAGGGCGAGTGCTGATTTTAAAATCCCGCTCAACATCTTTAAAGATTTCGATTGTTCAGTCACGTATGAACTCCAAGCCCAGTTCCTCGGCCAGTGCCCTAGCCATCTGCCTTGTTTCGCCCTTGCTGCCCTTCCAATCAACGTATATGGCGTCAACGTTCCCGGAGGTTCTCTCTATCGCCTTCAGCAGGAGTTCCCTCTTGAGCGGGTGGGTGTACTTGGGGGCTATGTGGCCGAACGCCAGGTCGGTTTCGAGGGCCCTCTTCGTCTGCTTTGGCGCGTAGTGCCCGCCGCCTATTCCTATGGCAACCGGGAACTTGGTCCTCTCGTAGTTCTCAAGCACGTGGATTATCGTTTCGGCTATTATCTCGCCGGCCCTGTCGACCACCCATTCCTCCTCGCTTGAGCCTATCTCTATGAAGAAGCTTGGAACGTCGAGCTCGCTCGGGCCGTGGTGCGTTGCCTCGTAGCAGACCGTCCAGCCGAGGTCGTTGAGTTCGTTCATCTTCAGGAGGGCCAGCTTCATGGCGGCAGGCTGCGCGACCGCGAGGCTCTCATCCTTCCCGCCGTATATCCCCTCGCCCCAGTTCCCCGTCACGTGAACCGTGAGGGCGGGCAGTTTCTGCCTGCTCGAATGCCTGGAGGCGAAGGCTATGATTTCCGGTACAATGCCCAGCTGCTCCTCAATGGCCCCGTCGAGACCGTCGTAATATATCATCTCGTCGTTCGTTGTCAGTATTAGGGTATCCCCCTTCCCGTACACCGGATTTCCATCGAAAACCTTTCCCGTCTCCGCAAATCCGAAGTTCTCGATGAGCTTGTTCATGATGTTCATCGACGCAAGATCGATTTTGGTCGTCATAACCACCTTCATTTTGCAACCCCAGATGGGGTATGCGTCCCGATTAAAAGGCTTTGCCCGGGTTTGTCTGGCCTCCTCCGTCCAAAATGATGAAGCTTGTGAAAATAGAAAGGTCGGTCTCTGTATGCCACGATGTTGTGCCTCTTCCGGAGGCCCCTAAAACGGTGTCAGTAGAGCATGACCTCGAAGCCAAGCTCGCTCAGCAGGTCCGCCAGCTCCTCGCTGTCGACGTAAACGAGCAGGTGGTGGTTGCCGAGGGTTCCGTCTATGAAGTCCCCCGCGTCCTCAACGCGGAGCTTCACCTGCGTCCTGCACCTGAAGTCACTGTGCTCCTGGCCGACGACTTCAACGCCGGCAACAACCGCCTTTCTCCCGCGTATCTTCATGAGGCTTGCCCTTCCCTTCGGCAGCTGGACGTCGACGCCGACGCCCATACCGCTCTCAAAGTGCGACCTGACGATGTACTTTCCGATGAGTGGTGCGGTGCAGTGGGCTAGGATTATGTGGCTCTCCCCGTAGTCAGCGATGTTGCCCATGAATGCCGGCTTGTCGAAGAAGCGCCTCGCTATCATCATGCCGAGGAGCGCGTTCAGCTCACCCTCGCAGGCGGCAGGGATTCCCTCCGCGTTGAACATCGCCAGGGCCAGGCAGGGCGTCGCCTTAAGCTTGCCTATCAGGTCGAAGCAGCCGATGGTAAAGCCGTCGAGCCTGTAATCCTCCAGTATTCTCTTTATGGCGAGGTATATCCTCCCGGCCTTTACCAAGTCCTCCCTGCCGGGCTCCTTTATCTCGATGGCCTTTCCGACAATTTCCTCCACTACTTTCCAGCCTTCCGCCTCGGTGGTGGCCTCGTAGTACTCGTAGAACTTCTTGAGGCTGATGCTGGTGTAGGGGAGTTCAAACTTCTCGTTGATGAGCCAGGGCGAGACCCTGCCGATTATGCCGATGCGCATCTTGAGGAACTTATCCAGGACGTCCTTCATGTCGTCATAGCCCAGAAGCGCCGCCTTCAGCTCGTTGAAGTCCTTCACCAGGGTGGACGGCACGAGTCTGTCCCTGAAGTACTCCCTGAGCTCGATTCCGGCTGCGAGGGAGTTGTTGAACGGGTCGCCGTAGATGACTATCGGCCGCCTGTAAACGAAAAACTCCTTCAGCGGGCCTTCGGTGCCGCCGGTCAGAGGATAGAGAACTATGGCATCAACCTCGTTGAAGTTGACCTCCTCCTTGGCCTCCCTGAAATCCCTCTTCGTCGAGATGAAGAAGCCCCCGACGACATCGAACTCCTTTGCGAGGCCCGTTATGAACTCCGAGGCCTTTTTCTCGAACGCCTTCGGGTTCGCAAGCTCGCTGACTCCAAAAACGACTCCAACCTTCATGCTTTCACCTAATCGTTTTAAACTTCCGCGCTTAAATAAGCTTGTGGTGGTAGCGTGGCAATGCGGTTCGTCCTCGACACGAGCATCTTCGTCAACCCCGAGATACGGAACAGGTTCGGCGACTCTCCAACCGAGGCAATGAGGACTTTTCTGGGCTATGCGGAAAGGCTCTTCGGGAAGGTGGAGTTCTACATGCCCCCCGGCATCTACCGGGAGGTTATGCACTTCGTTGATGAGGAGGAGCTCCTTCCCGAGGTCGAGTTGTACATAATCAAAAAGCCCCCCAACGTTCACGACATCAAGATTCCCGCCTTCGTCATGTATGAGCTGATAGACGATGTCAGAAGGAGGATAGACAAAGGACTCCGCGTCGCCGAGAAAGCCGTCCGCGAGAGCGTCATTGAGACTGACAACGTGGACAAGGTAATCCAGAAGCTGCGGAGAAACTATCGAAAGGCACTCCGCGAGGGCATCGTTGACAGCAAGGAGGACTTTGAGCTTATCTTGCTGGCAAAGGAACTCGACGCAACTATAGTTTCCGCCGATGTGGGCATACTCACGTGGGCGCAGAAGATGGGCATCAAATGGATCGACGCGGCCAACTTCAGGGACGTCCTGGAGGGCCTCGTTGAGAAACTGGGAGAGAAAAATTTATAAATGCTGGTCTGCATGGTATCATCGACGCCCCGGTGGCTCAGCCTGGTGGAGCGGCCGCTTGGTAAGCGGCAGGCCGCGGGTTCAAACCCCGCCCGGGGCTCCACAACAAACTTTTCTGGCGAAAGCTTGACCAGAAGTTCGTGATTCCTGTTGGGTAGCTTTATGTGGGTTTTTCGTGGTTAGTGAGGACTCATCAAACTGCCCGCATTTCTCCAGGACGTTCAGGGAACGCCGGGATAAGAGTGGTGGGTTCATTAAGATAAGCATCGAAAAGTTAATATGGGAGTTTCACGATTTTCATTCCAGGTGAGACCATGAACCCACTCGACGAAGCCCTGAGGATTAAGAACGAGATAATAGCCTGGAGAAGGGACTTCCACATGCACCCGGAGCTCAAGTACGAGGAGGAGAGGACTTCGGGGATTGTGGAGGAGCACCTCCGCGAATGGGGGTACAGAATAAAGCGCGTCGGAACCGGGATAATAGCAGACATCGGAGAAGGGGAGAAGACGATAGCCCTCAGAGCGGACATGGACGCCCTGCCCGTTCAGGAGGAGAACGACGTCCCCTACAAGTCCCGCGTTCCCGGAAAAATGCACGCCTGCGGACACGACGCACACACGGCCATGCTCCTCGGAACTGCAAAGATAATCTCGGAGCACATCGATGAGTTCAACGGCAGGGTGAGGCTAATCTTTCAGCCGGCGGAGGAAGGCGGCAACGGAGCGGTGAAGATGATCGAAGGTGGCGCCATTGAGGGCGTGGATGCGGTGTTCGGCCTCCACGTCTGGCACGACCTCCCGAGCGGAATCATCGGCATAAAGGAAGGGCCGTTCATGGCCGGTGCGGGCATATTCAAGGCACGGATAATCGGGAAGGGAGGCCACGGGGCATCGCCGCACCAGACCGTTGACCCCATCCCGATAGCGGCGGAGGCAATACTCGCACTCCAGACCATAGCCAGCAGAAACATCTCCCCGATTGAGACTGGAGTTGTAAGCGTCACTGCCGTACAGGCGGGAACGGCCTTCAACGTGATTCCAGAGGAAGTCAAGATGAAGGGGACGATACGGTTCTTCAAGCACGAGATAGGCGAGCTGATTCAGAGGCGCATGAGGGGGATACTCGAAGGCGTAACGAAGGCGCACGGGGCTTCCTACGAGCTGTCAATAGAGGAGCTCGTCCCGCCGACCGTTAACGATAAGGGTATGGCGGCTTTTGCCAGAAATGTGGCCGAAAAGTACGGCCTGAGGCATGACGATGTTGAGCCGACCATGGGCGCCGAGGACTTCGCATTCTACCTCCAGAAGGTTCCCGGAGCGTTCCTGACGCTCGGAATATACAACGAGGAAAAGGGGATAACCTACCCGCACCACCATCCCAGGTTCGACGTTGACGAGGAGGTTCTCCATCTCGGAACGGCGATGGAAGTTGCCCTGGCCATGGAGTTCCTCAGGTGAGTTCCTTAGCGAGTATCTTAATTTCTCCCACCTTTTCAGCGCCGAAACTCTCAACGCTGCCCGGCAGGAGTGTGAGAACCCGCTCGAACCCGAGGACCTTCGTCCTGCCAAGAACCGCCTTCAAATCCTCAATCCTGCCCCAGAGCAGGAGCGCAACGCCCTCTCTCCCCGGAAGGTTTTTCAGCGCGTAGTAAGAGCCGCCGCCCCTTCCTGATTCTACGGTATAGTGAATCCCGGCGATGTTGTCCTTAAAGGCCGAGAAGAACATGCTATAGGAGCTTTGGAAGCGGCCAGCGACCAGTTCGAGGTTCTTAACGTCCTTCCAGCCAAATTCCAAGAGCTCCACGGTTCCCCTCCCCTTCGCGGGCACCCACAGGGTCGTTCCCTTGAAGAGTTCAACGTTAAAGCCGAGCTTTCTGTAAAATCCTTCCGCATCTTTATCCGGCTGGACGGTCAGCATCTCGACCTTCCGCTCCTTAGCGACCTCCTCAACGAACTCCATCAGAAGTCTTCCGATTCCCATGCCCCGGTAGTCGGGGTGAACTTCAATAACGTCCACGTGCCCTATCCGCCGTACATTTCCACCAATGGGCTCTTCGGAGAACAGAACCTCAACCTCTCCAACGACGGTGCCGTTTAGCTCGGCGAGGGCAACAAGCTGGTTATCCAGCAGGAGGTTGTTGATATGAATCGCGAGCGTCTCGGCACTCATCCAGGGCCCGCCCATAGAGTAGCGCCGGTAGAGGTCTCCCGCAGGTTCCTCTCCTGCGGTGTGGAGCTTCACTATCCCTCCAACGTCGTCAAGGGTCGCCAAACGGATCCTCATCGTCCTCACCCAGGTAGCCGAACTCTTTAAGGATGTGGACTATGCCCTCAGCTCCCCCATCACCGTAGGTTCTTTTCGTCACGTAGTCGGCTTCCCTTTTCAGGCTCTCCGGAGCCTGGCCAACGGCAACGCGGTAGCCAACGACTCGGAAGGCATCCAGGTCGTTCTCCCCATCGCCGACGTGGGCAACTTCACCGGGACTTATCCCGAGTATCTCACAGGCCTTTTCAATCCCCGTACCCTTGTTGATCCAGGGCTTCTTGATGTGTATCGCGAAGCCGGAATCCACGGCAATGAGGTTCAGCCCAAGCTCCGTTATAATCTCCCGAACAGCCTCGACTGGGATGGTTCTCATAACAACCAGCCCTGCCTTTCTCTCCGGCATCGAGAAGCTCATGACGGCCTCAGGGTAGCGCCTCTTTATCTCGCTCCAGAGAATCCACTCTTCGTCCATCTTCGTCAGGTAAACTCTCTTCCTCAGCCGTCCGTCCTTTATGGACAGCGCGCCCCCGTCCTCCGCGACAACCGGCCCGCTGGTGCCTATCATTATGGCCATAGCTTCCGCGAACGGCACCGAGTTGCCGGTGACGAGCATGACCGGAAGGCCCAGACTCTCGGCGAGCCGTATTGCCCTCAAAGCGTTCTCACTGAGCCGCCTGTCGGGATAGGTTATAGTGCCGTCTATGTCAAGCGATATTGCCCTCACCCTCACTCACACCACCGGAAGAAGTTGAGAAAACCCGATAAAAGGGTTGCTGGACATCAGTGGTCCTTCATTATCTCCCTGAGCACGCTGGTTGCGTAAACCCCCTTCGGCAGGAAGAAGCGGAAGCACATCCCAGTTCCAGGGACGTAACCGTAGGTGAGGCCCAGGGGCCGTATCAGAAGCTCCCTCCTGCCGCCCGGTTCGGCCATCGGTTTCGGGAGCTTTCTGAAGGTCTCAAGCGTTATACCCTCATCCCCGAGAATCTCCCCCTCAATCCTTCCCGGAAGCCCCAGGGCTTTTCTCATCGCAAAGCCGAAGAGCGGGCCGCTGAGGGCGGCCTCGCCGCGCCGTATCTTTTCGTTCACAAAATCGATGTTCGTCTCGGTGACGCGGTACGTTCTGTCGCGGTAGGGAATTCCCCCCTTGACCTGAACGACGATATCGCCGACGAGGGCCTCGTTCAGAGGAATGCCCATCTCAATCCTCCTGGAGATGTAGAGGTTGAAGAGGTAGCTCTGATAGGCGTGGATGAAGATGCGCATTATTGGGAGGGGCAGCGAGAGGAAGGCCCTTCTCCAGTTCCCCGTCTCCTTGTAGCGGTAGAGGAGCGTTCTCTCATAGCGCAGGAAGTTCGGGAACTCCTCTAATGCCCTGTCAACGTCGCCCGTCTCCCAGAAGTGTTTCCTGGCTTCGTCGCCCTCCATACCACCCTCGTACGCTCCGAGGAACAGCCTCGCGGCACCCTCGAAGTCTCCCTGGAGGAGGAGCTTTCCGATGAGATGGTTAGTGACGCGCCGCTCTCCAAAGCGCTGGTAGCCGAAGTAGTTCGGGAAACCCCCCACACCGCGGAGCTCCCGGATTATCTCCCGACTCCGCTCGAAGGCCTTTTCATCAACGTCTCTCACGATTATCCTGAAGCGGTTTCCAATGAGGTGGCCGAGCTTGATAAACCTGCCGTAGGAAACGAAGCGGAGCTCAACGTCTCTGATTTGAACGTTTTCAACCCTCTCCTTCGCGTCTTGGGGCACGCTTATGTACTGATAAGTCACCGCGTGCCTGTCCTTCGTTCCGGCAAAGCCGATGTCCCTGTAGTTAATCCCGGCACGCTTTGCTATCTCCTTCACCGCGCTCATCGTGTCCCAGTTCCTCTTTTTAAGGAGGAAGATCGCGTGCTTCCTGCCCTCGAAAATCGAGGGAAGTGGGTCCTCGATAACCACGAAATCCTCCGGCTGAACCTTTATCCTGCCCCTGATGCCGGGTTCTTTGCTTAGATACCTGAACTGGGAAAAAAACTCGCGGTAATCCATCTCTCACACCAGCTTCAGATGACCGGTAACCTTGTCGACAAGTTCCTCCGGGGCAGGACCGACCGCAAGGACGGTTATCGTACCTGGGGGTATCTCCGTCAGACCGGCGTCCCTGATGAGCGCCGTTGGGATTCCCAGCTTCTCTGCGTGGGCCTTCAGTTCGAAGAGCTCCCTCTCGTTTTCAGCCTTAACGACGACCTTCTTCTGCCCCTCATGGAACCATGCTTTGAACCATTCGGGTTTCTCCTTCTGGGCCTTCAGCGCAGCGGTAACCGCTCCGTGGGCAACCTGGACGGCGAACTTACCCTTGCTGAGCTTCAAATCCTTCCTCGCAACTATGACCTGCTTGTACCTGAACATGTCCCATCCCGAAGGGAATGAGAAAAGAAGCTTATAAATTTAAGGAGGGAAAGTTAGAGTTCTCCTATCTCCGTGCTTTCCTTGTCCTCTTCTTCGACTTTTTTCGGCAGTCCTCCTGGGCGCCTGCTCTTCTTTCTCTCAAGTCTCTTTCTGAGCTTCTCGGACTCATCCCAGTACTTGTAGGCGACTCCACCAAGCACGATGGCCGCTAGGATGAAGATTATCGCAAGCGGCTTCCAGGGGTTGCCGGCCGGGCTGTAGATTTCGGCCACTCCCTTGAGTTCCTTGGCGAGGGGGGTAGGGTCGCTCATCTTGGCAAGGGTCTGGTTGACGTAACTCGGTAGCTCCTCCGGGCTCGGCCAGACCTTGACCTCCTCAACGACCACCTTGGGCGGGATGCTGTTGATGGTAACGAGGTTGCCGAGCTTAAGCCGGTGCTCGTTTCCGAGGGGGTCGAGGTAGACGAGCGTCGCCCTCACGTTGGTGAGGTTCTCCTTCAGTACCTTCAAGTCCACCTGGACTGTCTTGGTCTCGCCCGCCTTAATGGTTCCTATCTTAATGGAGGACTGTCCGTCGAGGCTGGCCGGCAGGTCGAGGAGGAGCGTGGCGTTCGTTACGAACTCGTAGTCCGGATTGCCCTTGGCGGCTGAAAGCGTGAACCTAGCCTTGAGGGTATCGCCGACCTTCGCGTTCACGTAGCTGCTCCAGGTACCGTTGTAAGCCTGGGCGGTGACGTCTATGGCCGGCACGTTGTAGACTTTGATGCCACTGAGGCTCTGGGAGTATATCGTTCTCTTCTTTCCGGTTTCGAGGCTCTGGTCGTCGTAGAAGGTAACGATGGCCTTGCCAATCTCAAACTCACCGACCTTGGTGGGCTTGAGGACGTAGATGAGCGCCGGCATGCTGGTGAATGCCGGGAAGGTCTTGAGGGTCCAAGTTTTGGTCATACTCACGAGCTCGAAGTCATTGGGTATCGGTGCCGCGACGCTCACGTCGTAGGCGTCCCCCTTTCCGTTGTTCTTAACAGAGATAACTATAATGAGGTCATCGTTCAGCATGACTTTCTTGGGAACGGTGTCTATTGACGCCACCACATTGGCTTCCCTTAGTATCGGGGTGACCTGTGCATCCTCTGGTCCGTAGAGCGTCACCAGCGCCCTCTCGTATTTGGACTCAACCCTGTTGAGGAACAGCTTGAAAGGTGTTCCCGAGAGTTCGGAGCTCTCACCGACCTCAACCAAGTACGTTCCAACCAGGGACGTGCCCTTGTAAAGCTTAAACGTGGCCTTGACTGAGGAAACTGAAACCAAGCTGAGGTAGTACTTTGTTTTGTTCACCTTAATCGGAAGCTTCTCGTTCTTGTAGAGCACGTCCTTGTAGAGGAGGGTGGTTTTAACCTCCCCCGGCTGGGTTTCTTCTCCCTCCTTTCTGATTATCTTAAAGTCAATTGAAGCCACTCTGGGCGCGTAGACCTCGACCTCCACGGGGCCGCCTTTTGTGGTTTTCAGGAGTTTGATGTAGATGTAATCCTCATAGGAGTATATGCCGCCGAGCTTGTAGTCGACCCCCCTTGCGTTCCCCTCGTATACAGTAACCCTCGTCGACGAACCTGAGGGGTATGTGACGGAAAACACCGCTCTGTCATCATAGGCGTCGATTAGTTTTATTGAAACGCGTGGATACCCCGCGGGCAACCATATCCTGTCTCCTTCATCCATGCGGTTTTCATCGGCGACTTTTATGAGGGGGGATTCAAGCTCCAGCAACACGCTTTTCGTATCGGACTTCATCCAGAGCAGGTTGATCTTCAGGTACTCTTTGTTCTTGGAGGGGTAATACGCGGACTGTCCCGTGGACAGTATGAACGTCTGGGAACCGGATTTGGTGCTGACGGTTATCTTCGCGCTGCTCCAATATTTGTCAACGTCAACGAACTGAATCTCAAAGGGCCCGAGTACGACCTTTTCACCTATTTTAAGGGCGATATTCGATATCGATGCATATTCGGTGCTTCCACCGCTGACGAGAGAGAACGCAGGAAGCACCGGGAGTAAGAGCAAACCCGCAAAGATTAAAGCGACTGCCTTTTTCATGCCTCCAACCTCCAAAGGATAGTTAACTAATCACCAAAAGGAAAAGGTGATATAAAGATGTTACGGTGTCAGCCTCTTTCTGTCCCTTGGGAACAGGATGACTTCCCTGATGTTGTTGAGGTCAAGCATCTGTTTCACCAGGCGCTCGGCGCCGAGGCCGAAGCCGCCGTGCGGGGGCATTCCGTAGCGGAAGGCCTTGAGGTAGAACTCGAAGCTCTCCGGGTTAAGTCCCTTTTCCTTAATCTGCTCGATAAGAACGTCAATCCTGTGCTCTCTTTGGCCGCCTGA encodes:
- a CDS encoding D-aminoacyl-tRNA deacylase is translated as MKVVMTTKIDLASMNIMNKLIENFGFAETGKVFDGNPVYGKGDTLILTTNDEMIYYDGLDGAIEEQLGIVPEIIAFASRHSSRQKLPALTVHVTGNWGEGIYGGKDESLAVAQPAAMKLALLKMNELNDLGWTVCYEATHHGPSELDVPSFFIEIGSSEEEWVVDRAGEIIAETIIHVLENYERTKFPVAIGIGGGHYAPKQTKRALETDLAFGHIAPKYTHPLKRELLLKAIERTSGNVDAIYVDWKGSKGETRQMARALAEELGLEFIRD
- a CDS encoding RNA ligase partner protein gives rise to the protein MRFVLDTSIFVNPEIRNRFGDSPTEAMRTFLGYAERLFGKVEFYMPPGIYREVMHFVDEEELLPEVELYIIKKPPNVHDIKIPAFVMYELIDDVRRRIDKGLRVAEKAVRESVIETDNVDKVIQKLRRNYRKALREGIVDSKEDFELILLAKELDATIVSADVGILTWAQKMGIKWIDAANFRDVLEGLVEKLGEKNL
- a CDS encoding amidohydrolase, which encodes MNPLDEALRIKNEIIAWRRDFHMHPELKYEEERTSGIVEEHLREWGYRIKRVGTGIIADIGEGEKTIALRADMDALPVQEENDVPYKSRVPGKMHACGHDAHTAMLLGTAKIISEHIDEFNGRVRLIFQPAEEGGNGAVKMIEGGAIEGVDAVFGLHVWHDLPSGIIGIKEGPFMAGAGIFKARIIGKGGHGASPHQTVDPIPIAAEAILALQTIASRNISPIETGVVSVTAVQAGTAFNVIPEEVKMKGTIRFFKHEIGELIQRRMRGILEGVTKAHGASYELSIEELVPPTVNDKGMAAFARNVAEKYGLRHDDVEPTMGAEDFAFYLQKVPGAFLTLGIYNEEKGITYPHHHPRFDVDEEVLHLGTAMEVALAMEFLR
- a CDS encoding GNAT family N-acetyltransferase; amino-acid sequence: MRIRLATLDDVGGIVKLHTAGEEPAGDLYRRYSMGGPWMSAETLAIHINNLLLDNQLVALAELNGTVVGEVEVLFSEEPIGGNVRRIGHVDVIEVHPDYRGMGIGRLLMEFVEEVAKERKVEMLTVQPDKDAEGFYRKLGFNVELFKGTTLWVPAKGRGTVELLEFGWKDVKNLELVAGRFQSSYSMFFSAFKDNIAGIHYTVESGRGGGSYYALKNLPGREGVALLLWGRIEDLKAVLGRTKVLGFERVLTLLPGSVESFGAEKVGEIKILAKELT
- a CDS encoding phosphoglycolate phosphatase, translating into MRVRAISLDIDGTITYPDRRLSENALRAIRLAESLGLPVMLVTGNSVPFAEAMAIMIGTSGPVVAEDGGALSIKDGRLRKRVYLTKMDEEWILWSEIKRRYPEAVMSFSMPERKAGLVVMRTIPVEAVREIITELGLNLIAVDSGFAIHIKKPWINKGTGIEKACEILGISPGEVAHVGDGENDLDAFRVVGYRVAVGQAPESLKREADYVTKRTYGDGGAEGIVHILKEFGYLGEDDEDPFGDP
- the truD gene encoding tRNA pseudouridine(13) synthase TruD produces the protein MDYREFFSQFRYLSKEPGIRGRIKVQPEDFVVIEDPLPSIFEGRKHAIFLLKKRNWDTMSAVKEIAKRAGINYRDIGFAGTKDRHAVTYQYISVPQDAKERVENVQIRDVELRFVSYGRFIKLGHLIGNRFRIIVRDVDEKAFERSREIIRELRGVGGFPNYFGYQRFGERRVTNHLIGKLLLQGDFEGAARLFLGAYEGGMEGDEARKHFWETGDVDRALEEFPNFLRYERTLLYRYKETGNWRRAFLSLPLPIMRIFIHAYQSYLFNLYISRRIEMGIPLNEALVGDIVVQVKGGIPYRDRTYRVTETNIDFVNEKIRRGEAALSGPLFGFAMRKALGLPGRIEGEILGDEGITLETFRKLPKPMAEPGGRRELLIRPLGLTYGYVPGTGMCFRFFLPKGVYATSVLREIMKDH
- the pth2 gene encoding peptidyl-tRNA hydrolase Pth2; translated protein: MFRYKQVIVARKDLKLSKGKFAVQVAHGAVTAALKAQKEKPEWFKAWFHEGQKKVVVKAENERELFELKAHAEKLGIPTALIRDAGLTEIPPGTITVLAVGPAPEELVDKVTGHLKLV